The following coding sequences lie in one Coxiella endosymbiont of Amblyomma americanum genomic window:
- a CDS encoding aminotransferase class IV, whose product MQILVNKNIISADAPAIHSNDRGFLLGDGIFETIKVEDGNFLFFQEHYYRLAMSASQLDIPFRCSLIELRNQCQKLLKINSSPKIAALRITLTRGISKTIGMQLPLTLSPTLVITITPYCFIPPVSTLYITNIKRNESSFITQLKTLSRLELVLARQKAIKAGYQEGLILNTKGAITETSTGNLFVVIDKQIFTPRTEDGILPGITRSVIIKIAARIKTPIIEKQLYPDDLLKASEIFQTNSLVEIQSFSKINEHLLLSKNKAIVTNQFCNQYCIYKKEYMSVHSNEVSA is encoded by the coding sequence ATGCAAATACTTGTAAATAAAAATATTATTTCAGCAGATGCACCTGCTATTCACAGTAATGATCGCGGATTTTTACTGGGAGATGGTATATTTGAGACTATTAAAGTTGAAGATGGAAATTTTCTTTTTTTTCAAGAGCATTATTATCGTCTTGCGATGTCTGCCTCGCAATTAGATATTCCTTTTAGATGTTCATTAATTGAGCTGAGAAATCAATGTCAAAAATTGCTAAAAATTAATTCATCACCAAAAATAGCTGCTTTACGAATTACCCTGACTCGTGGAATTTCTAAGACAATAGGAATGCAGTTACCTCTTACTCTTTCCCCAACCCTAGTGATTACAATTACACCTTATTGTTTTATACCTCCAGTTTCTACCTTATATATTACAAATATTAAGCGCAACGAATCTTCTTTTATAACCCAATTAAAAACGTTAAGTCGTTTGGAACTTGTGTTAGCTAGACAAAAAGCTATTAAAGCAGGATACCAAGAAGGTTTAATCCTTAACACAAAAGGCGCAATTACTGAAACAAGCACTGGAAACTTATTCGTGGTAATTGATAAACAAATATTCACGCCTCGCACAGAGGACGGTATCTTACCGGGAATTACGCGATCCGTCATTATCAAAATCGCTGCTCGAATAAAAACACCTATAATAGAGAAGCAGTTATATCCAGATGATCTTTTAAAGGCTAGTGAAATATTTCAAACTAATAGCCTTGTTGAAATTCAGTCTTTTTCTAAAATTAATGAACATCTTCTTTTATCAAAAAATAAAGCGATTGTAACCAACCAATTTTGCAATCAATATTGTATTTATAAAAAAGAGTACATGAGCGTTCATTCAAACGAAGTGTCTGCTTAA
- a CDS encoding Do family serine endopeptidase — protein MRKLLRVVSYSIITMAIMLFLPFSIQAHLTPNIDKRAVYNSLSPMLSKTTASVVNISVERFILQPVRSFKPDTQQSVIPEKVIGIGSGVIINAQKGYIVTNTHVIKDQKIILVTLKDGRRYRAQIIGKDKGCDLSVIQIRAKHLTEIPFSNSDRLKAGDFVVAIGSPFGLNQTVTYGIISALNRQDPRIDNFQNFIQTDAPINPGNSGGALIDLQGRLIGINTAIVTSSFGNIGIGFAIPSNMVKNISEQLIKYGTVKHSILGVTAQNITPELANALNLKHTIGALVTKIFCGSPAERAGLQVQDVIQSINQFAVHTSEQLHNILGLMRPGTTVHLVIVRDNHKIKKITTKTVDPKDIFHKHNIPFLGGMRLQQFSDLEPDGTFLNGVLITNINDDSNGALAGLQTGDIILNANGKMISTVKELIRITTQEPRQLLLKVYRGSRQWFLVISNDNNQ, from the coding sequence ATGAGAAAGTTATTACGAGTAGTGTCTTATAGCATTATTACCATGGCAATAATGCTATTTCTTCCATTCAGTATTCAGGCACATTTAACTCCTAATATTGATAAAAGAGCAGTGTATAATAGTCTCTCTCCTATGTTAAGTAAAACTACTGCAAGCGTTGTTAATATTTCCGTAGAGAGATTTATTTTACAACCAGTGCGTTCATTTAAACCAGACACGCAACAAAGTGTAATTCCTGAAAAAGTCATTGGGATTGGCTCAGGAGTCATTATAAATGCTCAAAAGGGTTATATTGTTACTAATACTCACGTAATTAAAGATCAGAAAATAATATTAGTAACTCTTAAAGATGGCCGTCGCTATCGAGCTCAAATAATCGGAAAAGACAAAGGATGTGATCTCTCTGTGATTCAAATTAGAGCTAAACATTTAACTGAAATACCTTTTAGTAACTCTGATCGGCTAAAAGCAGGGGATTTTGTAGTGGCAATCGGTAGCCCTTTCGGATTAAATCAAACAGTAACTTATGGTATTATTAGTGCTCTAAATCGACAAGATCCTCGTATTGATAATTTTCAAAATTTCATTCAAACAGATGCTCCGATTAATCCTGGAAATTCAGGAGGAGCATTAATTGATTTGCAAGGTCGATTAATTGGTATTAATACAGCTATCGTTACATCTTCTTTTGGAAATATTGGTATTGGATTCGCCATTCCAAGCAATATGGTCAAAAACATATCCGAGCAATTGATTAAATATGGAACAGTAAAACACAGTATACTGGGAGTCACTGCGCAAAATATCACTCCTGAACTGGCTAATGCTTTAAATCTAAAACACACTATCGGTGCTCTAGTAACTAAGATCTTTTGTGGTAGCCCGGCTGAAAGAGCTGGGCTACAAGTACAAGACGTTATTCAGTCTATCAATCAATTTGCTGTACACACCTCTGAACAATTGCATAATATATTAGGATTAATGCGTCCTGGAACCACAGTTCACTTAGTCATTGTTCGTGATAATCACAAGATCAAAAAAATAACGACTAAGACAGTTGATCCTAAAGATATATTCCATAAACACAATATTCCCTTTTTAGGAGGTATGCGTTTACAACAATTTAGTGATTTAGAACCCGATGGTACGTTTTTAAATGGGGTATTAATTACTAACATAAATGATGACAGCAATGGTGCATTAGCTGGATTACAGACTGGAGATATCATTTTAAATGCTAATGGCAAAATGATTTCTACAGTAAAAGAGTTAATTAGAATCACAACACAGGAACCTAGACAATTGCTTTTAAAAGTATACAGAGGTTCTAGACAATGGTTTTTGGTAATATCTAATGATAATAATCAATGA